The Stenotrophomonas maltophilia genome includes a region encoding these proteins:
- a CDS encoding Na+/H+ antiporter gives MHTIEVVLAMLVAVVASGYLVRVLPFSLPLPLVQIGLGAVIAGVFNRGHALEPEVFFLLFLPPLLFLDGWRIPKQGLFRDKGAILELAFGLVVFTVIGAGFLIHWLIPVMPLAVCFALAAIVSPTDPVAVGAIASKAPIPKRLMHILEGESLLNDASGLVCFRFAVAAVMTGTFSLATASLTFVWVAVAGLAVGVAVTLGVSTFQRWLWRRFGEEPGAAMLVNLLIPFAAYLLAEEIHASGILAAVAAGIAMSYVELTGRVSGSMRVQRAGVWNMLQFSFNGIMFVLLGEQLPGIVERATTTMNETGHQSAWWLLVYVVVINLALVVLRLLWVWLSLRWNLLRARRRGLERGEAPNWRIVVATSVAGVRGAITLAGVLTLPLFLPDGSAFPARDLVIFLAASVILFSLLGASIALPQLLKGLQLPADSGERKEEDLARRLSSKAALAGVERMRQQLVMNQNTENVQLYNDAASRVSLLYQRHLERDSDGPDVDPEKVRRMEMGYRQLRSAGLNAEREELFRLTRRGVISDEISRRLIRNLDLLESRKRE, from the coding sequence ATGCATACCATTGAAGTCGTCCTGGCGATGCTGGTGGCCGTTGTCGCCAGCGGCTACCTGGTTCGCGTCCTGCCGTTCTCGTTGCCGCTGCCGCTGGTGCAGATCGGCCTGGGTGCGGTCATCGCCGGGGTGTTCAACCGTGGCCACGCGCTGGAGCCGGAAGTGTTCTTCCTGCTGTTCCTGCCGCCACTGCTGTTCCTCGATGGCTGGCGCATTCCCAAGCAGGGCCTGTTCCGCGACAAGGGCGCGATCCTCGAACTGGCGTTCGGCCTGGTGGTGTTCACCGTCATCGGCGCCGGCTTCCTGATCCACTGGTTGATTCCGGTGATGCCGCTGGCGGTGTGCTTCGCGCTGGCGGCCATCGTCTCGCCGACCGACCCGGTGGCGGTGGGCGCGATCGCTTCGAAGGCGCCGATTCCCAAGCGCCTGATGCACATCCTGGAAGGCGAGTCGCTGCTGAACGATGCCTCGGGCCTGGTCTGCTTCCGCTTCGCGGTGGCGGCGGTGATGACCGGCACCTTCTCGCTGGCCACGGCCTCGCTGACCTTCGTGTGGGTGGCGGTGGCGGGATTGGCGGTGGGCGTGGCGGTGACGCTGGGTGTGTCCACCTTCCAGCGCTGGCTGTGGCGCCGCTTTGGCGAGGAGCCCGGCGCGGCGATGCTGGTCAACCTGCTCATTCCGTTCGCGGCCTACCTGCTGGCCGAAGAGATCCATGCCTCGGGTATCCTCGCCGCGGTCGCCGCCGGTATCGCGATGAGCTATGTCGAGCTGACCGGTCGCGTCTCCGGCAGCATGCGCGTGCAGCGCGCCGGGGTCTGGAACATGCTGCAGTTCAGCTTCAACGGCATCATGTTCGTGCTGCTGGGCGAGCAGCTGCCGGGCATCGTCGAACGCGCCACCACCACCATGAACGAGACCGGCCACCAGAGTGCGTGGTGGCTGCTGGTGTATGTGGTGGTGATCAATCTGGCACTGGTCGTGCTGCGCCTGTTGTGGGTGTGGTTGTCGCTGCGCTGGAACCTGCTGCGCGCGCGCCGTCGCGGCCTGGAGCGGGGCGAGGCACCGAACTGGCGCATCGTGGTGGCGACCTCGGTGGCCGGCGTGCGCGGTGCGATCACCCTGGCCGGTGTGTTGACCCTGCCGCTGTTCCTGCCCGACGGCAGTGCGTTCCCGGCGCGTGACCTGGTGATCTTCCTGGCCGCATCGGTGATCCTGTTCTCGCTGCTGGGCGCCAGCATCGCGCTGCCACAGCTGCTGAAGGGCCTGCAGCTTCCGGCTGACTCGGGCGAGCGCAAGGAAGAGGACCTGGCACGCCGGCTGTCGTCGAAGGCCGCGCTGGCCGGGGTCGAGCGCATGCGCCAGCAGCTGGTGATGAACCAGAACACCGAGAACGTGCAGCTGTACAACGACGCCGCCTCGCGGGTGAGCCTGCTCTACCAGCGGCACCTGGAGCGCGACAGTGATGGGCCCGACGTGGACCCGGAGAAGGTACGGCGCATGGAAATGGGCTACCGCCAGCTGCGCAGCGCCGGCCTCAATGCCGAGCGCGAGGAGCTGTTCCGGTTGACCCGGCGCGGGGTGATCTCCGATGAGATCTCGCGGCGCCTGATCCGCAACCTGGACCTGCTGGAATCGCGCAAGCGCGAATGA
- a CDS encoding DoxX family protein encodes MHTTTAPVSPLAPYGATLLRLALGVLFLVHALTKLLVFTPAGTAAFFESLGLPGVLGYLTIGVELVITVALLLGIYARWVGLVGVPLLLGTIVTVHGANGFGFANAGGGWEYPAFWALALVVLFLLGDGKWTLRSR; translated from the coding sequence ATGCACACCACGACCGCTCCTGTTTCGCCGCTGGCGCCGTATGGCGCCACCCTGCTGCGCCTGGCTCTGGGCGTGCTGTTCCTGGTCCACGCACTGACCAAGCTGCTGGTTTTCACCCCGGCCGGTACGGCGGCGTTCTTCGAGTCTCTGGGCCTGCCCGGTGTGCTCGGCTACCTCACCATCGGCGTCGAACTGGTGATCACCGTCGCGCTGCTGCTGGGCATCTACGCACGCTGGGTGGGCCTGGTCGGCGTGCCGCTGCTGCTGGGCACCATCGTCACCGTGCACGGCGCCAACGGCTTCGGTTTCGCCAATGCTGGCGGCGGCTGGGAATACCCGGCGTTCTGGGCGCTGGCGCTGGTGGTGCTGTTCCTGCTCGGCGATGGCAAGTGGACCCTGCGTTCGCGCTGA
- a CDS encoding dioxygenase family protein: MSRLPSLYISHGSPMTALQPGQVGVRLAELARDLPTPRAIVMASAHWLGRQPLVGAHPQPPTIHDFGGFPRALFELQYPAPGDPALAEEVAGRIAAAGLPVAIDPQRGLDHGAWVPLRLLRPQADIPVVPVSIQPLLGPEHQFALGRALAPLREQGVLLVGSGSITHNLHDWGDYQDGKEAPYVRPFIEWVEQRLAADDRQALLDYRRQAPFAERAHPTDEHLLPLFFAMGAAGEGGFGARRIDAGIDAGFLAMDLYRFDGA, from the coding sequence ATGTCCCGCCTGCCTTCGCTGTACATCTCCCATGGTTCGCCGATGACTGCCCTGCAGCCGGGCCAGGTTGGCGTGCGCCTGGCCGAGCTGGCGCGCGATCTGCCGACGCCACGCGCCATCGTGATGGCCTCGGCGCACTGGCTGGGCCGGCAGCCGCTGGTCGGTGCGCATCCGCAGCCGCCGACCATCCACGACTTTGGTGGCTTCCCGCGCGCGTTGTTCGAACTGCAGTACCCGGCACCGGGTGATCCGGCACTGGCCGAAGAAGTGGCCGGCCGCATCGCCGCCGCAGGCCTGCCAGTGGCCATCGACCCGCAGCGTGGCCTCGACCACGGCGCGTGGGTACCGCTGCGGCTGTTGCGCCCTCAGGCGGACATCCCGGTGGTGCCGGTGTCGATCCAGCCGCTGCTCGGCCCCGAGCATCAGTTCGCGCTGGGCCGTGCGCTGGCGCCGCTGCGCGAACAGGGCGTGCTGCTGGTCGGCTCCGGAAGCATCACCCACAACCTGCACGACTGGGGCGACTACCAGGACGGCAAGGAAGCGCCGTACGTGCGGCCCTTCATCGAATGGGTGGAGCAGCGCCTGGCCGCCGATGACCGCCAGGCCCTGCTGGATTACCGCCGGCAGGCGCCGTTCGCCGAACGCGCGCACCCGACCGACGAGCACCTGCTGCCGCTGTTCTTTGCAATGGGCGCGGCCGGCGAGGGCGGTTTCGGTGCGCGTCGCATCGATGCCGGCATCGATGCCGGCTTCCTTGCCATGGATCTGTACCGCTTCGACGGGGCATGA
- a CDS encoding DUF6630 family protein — protein MPDNSDYFDFEEDIHDFDEDGFEARVWNLLVLINPGDEELALQQFNRWREHLAEDGQPLEADSDWLPALFTAIAWQSGFEVERDDLESLQSAVNELSARFNLQLDWGGDLDDEDFAEGLDGVQLMSTAFDRLREHNYTLWSVDAGSDGFTGVMALTRDDDAMLALCSLLNVEIRLGSDPF, from the coding sequence ATGCCCGACAACAGCGACTATTTCGACTTCGAGGAAGACATCCACGACTTCGACGAAGATGGCTTCGAGGCACGGGTCTGGAACCTGCTGGTGCTGATCAACCCGGGCGACGAGGAACTGGCCCTGCAGCAGTTCAACCGCTGGCGCGAACACCTGGCCGAGGACGGGCAGCCGCTGGAAGCGGACAGCGACTGGCTGCCGGCCCTGTTCACGGCCATCGCCTGGCAGTCCGGTTTCGAGGTCGAGCGTGATGATCTGGAATCGCTGCAGTCGGCAGTGAACGAGCTGTCGGCGCGCTTCAACCTGCAGCTGGACTGGGGCGGCGACCTGGATGACGAGGACTTCGCCGAAGGCCTGGACGGCGTGCAGCTGATGTCCACCGCCTTCGACCGCCTGCGCGAGCACAACTACACGCTGTGGAGCGTGGATGCCGGCAGCGACGGCTTCACCGGCGTGATGGCGCTGACCCGCGACGACGACGCAATGCTGGCGCTGTGCTCGCTGCTGAACGTGGAAATCCGCCTGGGCAGCGACCCGTTCTGA
- a CDS encoding DUF3297 family protein, which yields MSDTPPDHLAINPASPFHDAQALERGVGVRFNDVERDNVEEYSVSEGWIRVQAGKARDRRGNPMTIKVKGKVEVYFLDQKPE from the coding sequence ATGAGCGATACCCCTCCCGACCACCTGGCGATCAACCCGGCCAGCCCCTTCCATGATGCGCAGGCGCTGGAGCGCGGCGTCGGCGTGCGTTTCAACGACGTCGAGCGTGACAACGTCGAGGAATACTCGGTCAGCGAAGGCTGGATCCGCGTGCAGGCCGGCAAGGCCCGCGACCGCCGCGGCAACCCGATGACCATCAAGGTCAAGGGCAAGGTCGAGGTGTATTTCCTGGACCAGAAGCCGGAATAA
- a CDS encoding DUF4031 domain-containing protein, giving the protein MTVYVDDAVHPWRGQRWAHLMADTLAELHAMAAQLGIPPRAFQNKASGAHYDVTSELRAQAIALGARAISRHTDRELVKTVIANARAQYRP; this is encoded by the coding sequence GTGACGGTCTACGTCGATGACGCGGTGCATCCCTGGCGCGGACAGCGCTGGGCGCACCTGATGGCCGACACCCTGGCCGAGCTGCACGCGATGGCGGCGCAGCTCGGCATTCCCCCGCGGGCCTTCCAGAACAAGGCCAGCGGTGCCCACTACGATGTCACTTCCGAGCTGCGCGCACAGGCGATCGCGCTCGGTGCGCGGGCGATCTCACGGCACACCGACCGTGAACTGGTCAAAACGGTGATTGCCAACGCCAGGGCGCAGTACCGGCCGTAG